From Podospora bellae-mahoneyi strain CBS 112042 chromosome 5, whole genome shotgun sequence:
TACCCTGGCCAGCTGGGGTGGCGGCAGTGGCAATCGGGGTCGGAAGGACTGGCCTGTCGGTATCACCGGCTTGCTCTGGTGTTCATGTCAGTGAAAACCCCGCAATATTCACGAGAGCATCTTGAAACATACCAGCAACGCGTGCCATGACATCACCATGCACCTTTTGCAGCAGTTTCAGAGACCTGTGAGCAGAGATACTGAACGAAGCAAAGTGTGCCAGGATTTCCTGGCAAAGAACCCATGATCTTTCCAGGCGGCGTTGATCCATAGAATCAAGGAGGGATGGACATAGATAAGCGACAATAACTGCAAGGCCACCAGTGAATGCATCTGCGGAGGAACGGTCAGCAGAGAAACCAGTAACGGGAAGCGGTGAAACTCAGCATACACaatccatcccaccaccaacctccagtTGTGTCGGTCTGATAAGTCCTGGAAACCAGCTCGACCAAGTCCATGGCTGATCCCAAGCAAATCTTTGCACATTCTGCTGCAAATGAAGCATACAGAATTCTATTTCCACCAAAGGGTCCTTGCTTCACCGGTGTGGTTGGCTCTGTTGTTCCAGAATCTGAATTTGAGCAAAGTTGGGTGAGAATCGGTCGATGAAGCATCAGCCGTACATAAAGAAAGCTGTTTATTTGGTCAGCTCAGACGGCAGGCCATCGACTCAGGGCTACTCACCTGGCATGAAGCACATTTCTCTGCGTGACAataatcttcttcttgtcttctGGCATCCCGCTAATATCACTGGGTGCTGTCCAAGACATGACGGGGCAAACTGCGACCTCATGTCTCGACAACTTGGCATCCAGCTCCAGAATGGCATCCAACCCATACAGCGGAGACTCATCACCGGTGGTCCCTGACGAAGAACTTGGTGCTCCTCGGCCTTTGGGTGACAGATAGATACTCGACAATATCTCACCCAGGATATGACATTGCCGAATGTGGTCAAGAAAGAAGTTCATCCTCGATGTCGTGGTCACTTCATCGTCAACCTGAGCAAGTGTACCAGGCcactcatcatccaccagctccaaccTTGACGGCAGCGGCAGATCATTCACATCCGTCATCGTCGGCCTCCCAAACGTCATGCTCACGATACTGCTCCTGCATCAGCTCCAACCCTTCCCAATCCCCACAAAGAGCACTCACATATCCAAGATAACACACCCATGccacgtcctcctcctcacctccctctccaactccgacctccccctcctccccgcctccgtatgcaaccccaacccctgcgccaccctccccgcGACCCCCAGCGAATTCCAGCACCTGCTCGGAAAAGGGGTActctgcagcagcagcgtcatAAGCAACAAACTCTGCACCACACCCACATTATGCATATCAATCAAATCCAACCCCACAAACTTCttcgccctctccaaaaaTGTCTCTATCGCGCTGACCCTGTCCTTGGCCGACAAATCACTAAACTGACACCCTATCGCAAAGATAGTATTGAGCGCAGAATGAAAAACGATACTCCCGGCCCCAGCCCCAGGTtcactccccaaccccaacccaggcTCCGGCACCCTTTTTTCCTTCCCCGTAACCGGCTGCCAGAGCTGGCGGTAGGCGTACATAAAGGTTGGCTTGTGAAAGAAGGGATACAGCCAATAAACCCGGTCGAAGAACCTCCCGACGAGGTAATCAGCCACATTCCTCGGCGGCAAGGCGAACCGATCCGGCTGCAGGAAATTCAGGGGGCCAAAATCCGCTTTTGGCGCCGCAAAGGTTTGTCGGAGGTTGCCCGCTGCCGTTGTTGTGACCACCGATCCGGCTCCCGGCAACGACGAGGACAcccggtgatgatgaggcttGACGCTCCCGTAAGCCTCCTTCATGAAACTGGCCGCGCTCGAGCTGCCGTAAAACTCGTCTTGCGTCTCCTCAAAGGCTTGGTTGACGTCGTGTTCGGCGCTTACCGTTCCCATTGCTGTTATTTTCGTGGCGTTCTCTAGGGAGTCCAGCCCTTCACAGTCGGGAGAGCGTGGGTCGAGGATCTGGCGATGCGGGACAGGCAGGGGAGTAGCAGTGGTGCATTGGACGTGGTCTTTGATCGCAGGAGTAAGAAGCCCATTACCCGGCCCGGGTTGGGCCGAGACGGATCTCCTCCCCGGCCCGGCCCCCGGGTCCGGAGCCGGCTCCTCGCTCGGATCAAGTGGGGGAGTGGGGATCCCATTCTCCGAACACGCCCGCTCAAGCCGTTGGATGCGTTCGTGCAGAACCCGGATGTACCTGAGGAGATGGTCAACATGGGGTGTACACTTGAGGAAAGGTACAAAGGACACCAGAAAAACTCACGCCTCATTGCTCGCTGTCCTGGCATTCTCAACCGTGTAGATACACTGATTCAGCGGCAGCGACCGCCGCTGGCAGGTGGAGCAGATCGGCTTGGCTCCGTCGCAACGAGACTTTCTCTCCCGGCATGGCTCGCACGCCAGGGAGATCTTTCGGCGCTTCTGCTGCCGCTCGTTGCGGTGTTCGGGATCCATCCCGGGTTGGCAGTCTAAtcaaggtaggtagcttcggtgctggtgctggtgtgtAATGCCAAGATTTCTTTCTGCTCTGCGTCCAAGTTGACATTCTGCAATTCAGTTTACTCCAATTAGAAACCACATTAAAAGTCAACACGCCTGAAAACACACCTCTCAGTCGTATAGCCCGAAAGTCGCAACGCTGGATGTTGACAATGCCGATGAACCAGGCATTCGGAAGGCACCCGAGACTGCGCGGGTTGGTTCCGACCCGAGCAGACCCACATTTCCTGCATGCCCTGACCCCTGATCGAGTCCAGCATTGGAAAAGATAATCAAAAGGCCATAAATGCATATGCTTTATTACACACTCGCTCGAGTCGCCTCTATCTAGCTCTCTAATGCTGTAAACTCGTCTGTAAACTCATATCATCGCTTCGTAATCACCATTGATGCCCCTATC
This genomic window contains:
- a CDS encoding hypothetical protein (COG:B; EggNog:ENOG503P0BS); this translates as MDPEHRNERQQKRRKISLACEPCRERKSRCDGAKPICSTCQRRSLPLNQCIYTVENARTASNEAYIRVLHERIQRLERACSENGIPTPPLDPSEEPAPDPGAGPGRRSVSAQPGPGNGLLTPAIKDHVQCTTATPLPVPHRQILDPRSPDCEGLDSLENATKITAMGTVSAEHDVNQAFEETQDEFYGSSSAASFMKEAYGSVKPHHHRVSSSLPGAGSVVTTTAAGNLRQTFAAPKADFGPLNFLQPDRFALPPRNVADYLVGRFFDRVYWLYPFFHKPTFMYAYRQLWQPVTGKEKRVPEPGLGLGSEPGAGAGSIVFHSALNTIFAIGCQFSDLSAKDRVSAIETFLERAKKFVGLDLIDMHNVGVVQSLLLMTLLLQSTPFPSRCWNSLGVAGRVAQGLGLHTEAGRRGRSELEREVRRRTWHGCVILDIIVSMTFGRPTMTDVNDLPLPSRLELVDDEWPGTLAQVDDEVTTTSRMNFFLDHIRQCHILGEILSSIYLSPKGRGAPSSSSGTTGDESPLYGLDAILELDAKLSRHEVAVCPVMSWTAPSDISGMPEDKKKIIVTQRNVLHASFLYVRLMLHRPILTQLCSNSDSGTTEPTTPVKQGPFGGNRILYASFAAECAKICLGSAMDLVELVSRTYQTDTTGGWWWDGLYAFTGGLAVIVAYLCPSLLDSMDQRRLERSWVLCQEILAHFASFSISAHRSLKLLQKVHGDVMARVAEQAGDTDRPVLPTPIATAATPAGQGIVLPREDGFNSAQAHHTSLDFGNGLQWEVPSNADLSMLNVTSLFNWDQPLDFFTGGLGTDNFQL